TTCCATATTAAAGAAAGCGAAAAATTATGATTCTGCAAAAAAATTTGTAGATTTTATACTTGGCAAAGAAGCTCAGGAATTGATGACATCTATCGATTTTACTGTTCCTGTTAATCCTGAAGCTGCAGTTATCGAAGGCTGTACCAGAATTGAAGATATTGATTTAATTGATTATGATAGTAAAAAAGCTGCCGCAGAAAAAAAAGAAGTTTTGGAACGGTGGTCTAAATTAAGATAATAAGCGGTATACCCAGTTGAAAAGAGAATCGGAACTATTCAAAAGCAAGATTGGCGTTGCACTTGCAGCGCTCGGGCTGTGGCTGTTTTTTTTGTTGTTTGTGATTGTTCCTGTTCTCTTTGTTTTTTTTTCTGCCAAAGCGGAAGATTTTAAAACTGTTTTTACAAGCACAAGTTTTTATCAAGTGCTAAAGAATACAGGGCTTGAATGCCTTTGTTCAACTTTTTTATCTGTATTTTTTGGCTATATTTATGCTTATGCAATCGTTAGAGGAAATTTGCCTTTAAAAAAAATTTTTGCCGCGATTCCTCTTATTCACATGGTAACTCCGCCTTTTATTGGTGGACTTTCTTTTATACTTTTGTTTGGAAGGCAAGGCTTTATAACAAAAACTGTTCTTGGGCTTGATATAAGCCTTTACGGTTTTTTTGGAATTTTGTTGAGCCAAGTTTTGTGTTTTTTCCCGATTGCCTATCTTATTTGCCGTCAAACTCTGGAAGGAATAAATCCTAAATTAGAGCAGGCTGCAAGAAGTCTTGGTGCCAAAAGATTAAAGATTTTTTTGACTATAACTTTTCCTTTGAGTTTTGCAGGAATTTTATCATCTTTTCTTTTTATAGCCGTAAGCGTTTTGAGCGATTTTGGAAATCCTTTGATTGTTGGAGGGCGATTTAAAGTTTTAGCCGTTGAGATTTACACTCAACTTACAGGCTGGCTTAACAGCGGAGTTAGTGCTATTTTGGGGCTTGTCTTGCTTTTACCTTCCGTTGCTCTCTTTCTAGCACAAAATTATTTATTTAATAAAAATGAAAAAAAACTTGCGACGGTTGGTGCAAAGGCTGGTTTTGAACCTAAAATCGATGTTTCCCCTTTTGCAAGATTTTGCTTAACGATTTTTTGTTCGTTCCTTTCTATTTTGATTTTGGCTCAGTTTTTATCGGTTGTTGCAGGAAGTTTTCAAAAATTGTGGGGAATCGACAAGTCTTTTACACTCATGCACATAAAATCCGTGGTTTCATTTGCTTCCAGTCTTGCAAATTCTCTGTTGTTTTCTTTTATTGCGGCACTCCTTTCGACTTCGATTGCGGCTCTTACCGCCTATCTTACGCACAGAGTAAAATTACCATTTTCCTCTGCACTTGACTGCATCTGCCAGCTTCCATCTGCAATTCCTGGAACATTGTTTGGACTTTCGCTCGCGTATTTTTCAAATTTTATTCGTTTTGAATGGAGTGCTTTTTTGATTGTCATCGCTATGACGGTAAGTTATTTGCCGTTCAGCTATAGAATCTGCTCTTCAACTTTTGCACGGCTTTCCTTTAATTTGGATGAAGCGTCGAGATCTTTGGGCGCTGGAAGGTTTAAAGTTTTGTCGAGTGTTATTTTGCCGTTGAGTGTTGGGGGGCTTTTTTCTTCGTTTGTGTATGATTTTGTTCGCGGAGTTGGAACGCTCAGCTCTGTAATCTTTTTAATCGGTTTTAATACTTCGCTTGCTTCTGTAAAAATATTAAATCTTGCAGAGCAGGGCGACTGGGGAAAATCCGCAAGCCTTGCGCTTGTCTTAACTTTGGTAACTTTTATAATACTTTTTGTTGGCAGAAAGGTAAGCCAAAAATTTGAAGCAAATATATATGAATGAATCTGCACTTTTAACTTTAAAAAATGTCTCTTTTTATTTTGGGAAAATTGCTGCCGTTTCTGATTTTTCATTGTCGGTAAAGAACGGAAGTTTTACGACTCTTCTAGGACCTAGCGGTTGCGGAAAAACGACCCTTTTGCGCATGATTAGCGGTTTTTTAGAGCCGTGCACGGGTTCAATTTTTATAGATGGAATAAATCAAAAAAATATTCCTACAGAAGAGCGAAAAGTCGGAATGGTTTTTCAAGACTATGCACTTTTTCCGCATCTTTCGATTCAGGATAATCTTTTGTATGGTTTAAAGATAAAGGCAAAAAAAGAACGACGCAATGAAAAAAAATCGCTTCAAAGCGAATTCAACTTTGCACAAATTCATAAAGTTGCAAGAATTTTAGGAATTGCGGATTTACTGGAACGATTTCCGCATGAGTTGAGCGGTGGCCAACAACAGCGTGTTGCTTTGGGCAGGGCGTTGGTCTTAGAGCCAAGACTTTTGCTTATGGATGAGCCACTTTCTTCGCTTGATTCAAGGCTTAGAACTTCCTTGCGAGAAGAATTAAAGGAAATTCAAAGTCGACTTGGAATAACAACTGTCTATGTTACCCACGATCAAGAAGAAGCGCTTTCTATGTCCGACACGATTGCTGTTATAAATCACGGAAAATTAGTTCAAGTGGGAAGCCCTCGAAGCGTATATTTTACTCCTGCAAACGATTTTGTGGCTGGAGCGGTTGGAAGGGCAAATTTCTTTTATTTAGAAGGAAAACGAATTGCAGTTCGACCAGAATGGTTTTCTAGATTTGTACAAGGGGAAATCACTCAAAAGCCTGTTGTTTCTGGTATTTTGATTTCTACTTCATTTTTAGGACAGGCAACTCGATATAAAATTCGTCTGGATGACGGTTCTGGAAACGTCATAAGTGCAGACCTTTTAACTCAAGAAAATGAAATTCCCACTGGCGAAAAAATCTCTTTAAAAATTGAGCGATTTATAGAATTGTAATTTTGATTTTCTCAAGCTCAAAACATTCCTATTTCGATTCGCCGATTTAATTCCCCCATCACCCACACTCAAACCACATATCGTCGATTGCACTAGTCAATAAAATTAAAATCACTGCGAAAAAAAATCCCACCGCGAGAAGCAGTGGGATTGTAAACTAAAAATTTTTTAGTTTGTATCTAAAAGATTCTTCTATGCTTTGTTCAAGCGGGATTCCAAATCGTCCAAACAAGCAGAAAGTTCTTTTGGAAGGTGTTTGCCGAATTTTGGATAGTGGTTTTCGCGAATATCCTTTACTTCTTTTAACCAGCCTTCTTTGTCAACTTTTGTGATTTCTGGAAGAGTCTTTTTGTAGTAGTCTGCAAGACCGTCTGTGTTGATTGCGCCTTCTTTTGGCATGTAACCGATTGGTGTTTCAACAAAGTTGTCTTTTCCGTCGCAGCGGTCAAATATCCATGCGAGTACGCGGCTGTTGTCGCCATATCCTGGCCACATAAATCCACCTGGAAGGTCTGCGTTGTTGTCGTCCTTGCGGAACCAGTTAACGTAGAAGATTTTTGGAAGTTTGTCTGCATTTGTGCAAGGATTGTTTCCAACGTTAATCCAGTGCTGGAAGTAGTCGCCCATGTTGTATCCACAGAATGGAAGAATTGCAAATGGATCGCGGCGAATTTTACCAACTTCGTCTGGGTTGATTGTAGAAGCAGCAGTGATTTCTGAACCTACGATAGAACCCAAGAATACACCGTGTGCCCAGTTGCGACTCTGATGTACAAGTGGGATTGTTGAAGGACGGCGTCCACCAAACAGGATTGCAGAAATTGGTACACCTTCTGGGCTTTCCCAGTCAGAAGCGATACAAGGACACTGTTTTGCAGGTGCTGTAAAGCGTGCATTTGGATGAGCCATTTCTTCGCCCTTAGGAGCTTTGTCTTTAGGGAATGCATCGCGAACATTGCCTTTCCAGTCAACCAGTTTTCCTTTTGCAGGGTAGCCAATTCCTTCCCACCAAACATCGCCGTCTTCTGTAAGAGCGCAGTTTGTAAAGATTGTATTTTTTGAGGCAGCAATAAGAGCATTGTTGTTTGAAACTTCAGAAGTTCCAGGAGCAACACCAAAGAACCCAGCTTCTGGATTGATAGCGTAGAGTCTTCCGTCTTTGCCGAATTTCATCCAAGCGATGTCATCACCGATTGTTTCAACTTTCCAGCCTGGGATTGTTGGAATAAGCATTGCAAGGTTTGTTTTTCCACAAGCAGATGGGAAAGCACCTGTAACATATTTTACTTCGCCTGCAGGGTTTGTAAGCTTTAAGATAAGCATGTGTTCAGCAAGCCAGCCTTCTTCTTTTGCGATGAAAGATGCGATTCTCAATGCAAAACATTTTTTTCCAAGAAGAGCGTTTCCGCCGTATCCAGAACCATAAGACCAAATCAAATGTTCTTCTGGGAAGTGAGAGATGTATTTCTGCTCTACAGGAGCGCAAGCCCATACACCGTTGTCTTTTGCACCATTGTTTAATGGTTTACCAACAGAGTGCAAACAAGGAACAAAGTTGTCATCAATGTATTGCCATGTTTTTTCGCCAGTGCGAGTCATTATATCCATGTTCAAAACAACGTATTCAGAATCTGTAAGTTCAACACCGTATTTTGCGATAGGAGAACCGAGAGGTCCCATGCAGAAAGGAAGAACATACATTGTACGACCGTGCATACAACCTTTGTAAAGTCCTTTCATAGTTGCTTTTAATTCAGTTGGATCAATCCAGTTATTTGTTGGACCTGCACCCTCTTGAGTTTTAGAAGATATAAAAGTTCTCTTTTCTACGCGTGCAACGTCAGAAGGATCAGAGCGGAAAAGGAAACTGTTAGGCTTTTTTGCCAATGGAGTTGCAAGACCTGCATCAACACATTTTTTCATCAAGCGGTCATACTCTGCTGTTGAACCATCGCAAACCACAACATTATCAGGTTCACACATCTTAACACATTCTTCAACCCAAGCTTTTACCTTGGCATTTTTAATGTCATTAACTGTCATTTCAAAATCTCCTTATAGAAATCGTTAAACGAATTATAGTGTTTTTAAAGTCGCTGTTCAATTAGTGTTCAATTATATAGCAAAATTAGCCGTTAATTTTTTTAATAAGTATTCCTCACCTCTTTTTTTTTTGATAGAGTTCACTCCGAGGTAAAAATACGTATGGAACTTAAGTGGATAGTCCTTTGCATAGCGTTATTGATGTACTCGCTTGTTATTGTTTTTCAAGATAAAAAAGTTTGGTTCACAACTTTTGCCGCTCTATTATGTCTGGCATTGGGGTTAATTTTCCCCGGAGCGATTTTTGGTACAGGCGGTGTAGAAGAAAGTTCAAGGTTTTTTGTCATCTACAACGCTTTTACAAATTTGATAAGTTGGAACGTTTTAATGATTTATGTGGGTGCCATGACAATTGCCTCTCTTTTTTTATATTCAAAAGTTCCAGCAAAGATTGCAGATTCTCTTATATCCGTTGCGCCATCAACAGGAGTTGCAATCGTTTTAATACTTGCAATGACAGGACTTATATCAATTTTTGTAGAAAATGTAGCAACCGTTTTGGTAATGGCGCCAATCGCTTTGAGCCTTTGCAAAAAATTAAAATTAAATCCAACGATGTTTATGGTAGGACTTGCCGTAATGTCAAATTTGGAAGGGACAGCGACCCTTGTAGGCGACCCTCCAAGCATGATTTTTGCCGCAGCGTCTGGCTATACTTTTAACGACTTTTTTGTGCATGAAGGAAAACTTTCAATTTTTTTTGTTATTCAGACGGGGCTTTTGGTTGGCTGTGCATTTTTTTATGTGATATTTTCAAAGATAAAAGAAAAGACAGAAATTCAAGGTGAAAAAGTAATCTCGTATTTTCCAGCGTACCTTATGCTTGCAATGATTTTTGGACTTGCAGCTCTTTCGTTTGCCTCAGTCTCACTCGAAAAAATAATTCCGTCTGCGGTTATGCATAATTCTTCTGGAATCTATGTTTTTGTACTTGCCTTGATAGGCCTTGTTTGGTATGCGTTTTTACAGAAAAAAAATAAAAGCGAACTTTGCACCTTGATAAAAGAACTCGACTGGGAAACAATTTTCTTTTTAATCGGAATATTTATAGTCGTCGGTGCAATAAGCGGAGTAGGGCTTTTGAGTGATTTTTCGCACCTTTTAGTGAGATTCAGCGGTGGAAGTAAACTCTTAGGTTTTGTTACAATTTTACTCGTAAGTATAATAATCTCGGGCTTTGTAGACAATGTCCCTTACATAATGGTTATGTTACCAGTTGCTCAGCAGATGAACGCAAGTTTTGGTCTTGGAGGCGATTTGTTCCCGTTTGCTCTTTTGATAGGCTCATGTCTTGGCGGAAATTTAACTCCTTTTGGAGCAAGTGCAAACGTAGTTGCCATGGGAATCTTAAAAAACGAAGGTTATCCAATGTCATTCTCAAAGTGGCTAAAAATTGGCGGAACTTTTACAGTTTTAACAACCGCAGCCTCTGCAACAGTTTTGTGGATTATTTGGTCGTAAAAAAATATCTTTTATAAAGGATTAGGAGCGCATCGTGCAAAAGCGATGTGCTTTTTTTTAGGCAAAAGATTATAGCAAAAACCTGCTTTTCGCGGTTCCGCTTTCGCTGCATTGGCGTAAAACGCCAACGCTTCGCGCCGCTACAATCAGGGCTATAAATCCATAAATGCCCTGTTACGCGTAAGTGGAAGTTATTATACCGGCGCAAAATGCGCCTTTGCTAGCAGGGCTAAGAGCCAAGTATGCCCTGTTACGCTTATGCCGTAAAACTTAAAATCTGGCCTGCTTCTGGAGCTACGCCTGCAAGTCCGTAACCTGTAATGCTTGCTTTGTCTATTTCTTTTTGGATTTGTTCTTGATAGTTTTTTATGAGGGTTTCTACCTGGCTTTCGTTTAGAGTGTTGTCGTCTTTTAAATTTACTTTTGGTTCGTTTCGCATTGTTATAAGTTGATTTATAAGCGAATTTAAAATTTGAATTTTGCTTACAGAAACGCCTGCACCAGTGCTGTGAGAAGCAACTCCAGAAATA
This portion of the Treponema pectinovorum genome encodes:
- a CDS encoding ABC transporter permease, whose translation is MKRESELFKSKIGVALAALGLWLFFLLFVIVPVLFVFFSAKAEDFKTVFTSTSFYQVLKNTGLECLCSTFLSVFFGYIYAYAIVRGNLPLKKIFAAIPLIHMVTPPFIGGLSFILLFGRQGFITKTVLGLDISLYGFFGILLSQVLCFFPIAYLICRQTLEGINPKLEQAARSLGAKRLKIFLTITFPLSFAGILSSFLFIAVSVLSDFGNPLIVGGRFKVLAVEIYTQLTGWLNSGVSAILGLVLLLPSVALFLAQNYLFNKNEKKLATVGAKAGFEPKIDVSPFARFCLTIFCSFLSILILAQFLSVVAGSFQKLWGIDKSFTLMHIKSVVSFASSLANSLLFSFIAALLSTSIAALTAYLTHRVKLPFSSALDCICQLPSAIPGTLFGLSLAYFSNFIRFEWSAFLIVIAMTVSYLPFSYRICSSTFARLSFNLDEASRSLGAGRFKVLSSVILPLSVGGLFSSFVYDFVRGVGTLSSVIFLIGFNTSLASVKILNLAEQGDWGKSASLALVLTLVTFIILFVGRKVSQKFEANIYE
- a CDS encoding ABC transporter ATP-binding protein codes for the protein MNESALLTLKNVSFYFGKIAAVSDFSLSVKNGSFTTLLGPSGCGKTTLLRMISGFLEPCTGSIFIDGINQKNIPTEERKVGMVFQDYALFPHLSIQDNLLYGLKIKAKKERRNEKKSLQSEFNFAQIHKVARILGIADLLERFPHELSGGQQQRVALGRALVLEPRLLLMDEPLSSLDSRLRTSLREELKEIQSRLGITTVYVTHDQEEALSMSDTIAVINHGKLVQVGSPRSVYFTPANDFVAGAVGRANFFYLEGKRIAVRPEWFSRFVQGEITQKPVVSGILISTSFLGQATRYKIRLDDGSGNVISADLLTQENEIPTGEKISLKIERFIEL
- a CDS encoding phosphoenolpyruvate carboxykinase (GTP), encoding MTVNDIKNAKVKAWVEECVKMCEPDNVVVCDGSTAEYDRLMKKCVDAGLATPLAKKPNSFLFRSDPSDVARVEKRTFISSKTQEGAGPTNNWIDPTELKATMKGLYKGCMHGRTMYVLPFCMGPLGSPIAKYGVELTDSEYVVLNMDIMTRTGEKTWQYIDDNFVPCLHSVGKPLNNGAKDNGVWACAPVEQKYISHFPEEHLIWSYGSGYGGNALLGKKCFALRIASFIAKEEGWLAEHMLILKLTNPAGEVKYVTGAFPSACGKTNLAMLIPTIPGWKVETIGDDIAWMKFGKDGRLYAINPEAGFFGVAPGTSEVSNNNALIAASKNTIFTNCALTEDGDVWWEGIGYPAKGKLVDWKGNVRDAFPKDKAPKGEEMAHPNARFTAPAKQCPCIASDWESPEGVPISAILFGGRRPSTIPLVHQSRNWAHGVFLGSIVGSEITAASTINPDEVGKIRRDPFAILPFCGYNMGDYFQHWINVGNNPCTNADKLPKIFYVNWFRKDDNNADLPGGFMWPGYGDNSRVLAWIFDRCDGKDNFVETPIGYMPKEGAINTDGLADYYKKTLPEITKVDKEGWLKEVKDIRENHYPKFGKHLPKELSACLDDLESRLNKA
- a CDS encoding ArsB/NhaD family transporter, which encodes MELKWIVLCIALLMYSLVIVFQDKKVWFTTFAALLCLALGLIFPGAIFGTGGVEESSRFFVIYNAFTNLISWNVLMIYVGAMTIASLFLYSKVPAKIADSLISVAPSTGVAIVLILAMTGLISIFVENVATVLVMAPIALSLCKKLKLNPTMFMVGLAVMSNLEGTATLVGDPPSMIFAAASGYTFNDFFVHEGKLSIFFVIQTGLLVGCAFFYVIFSKIKEKTEIQGEKVISYFPAYLMLAMIFGLAALSFASVSLEKIIPSAVMHNSSGIYVFVLALIGLVWYAFLQKKNKSELCTLIKELDWETIFFLIGIFIVVGAISGVGLLSDFSHLLVRFSGGSKLLGFVTILLVSIIISGFVDNVPYIMVMLPVAQQMNASFGLGGDLFPFALLIGSCLGGNLTPFGASANVVAMGILKNEGYPMSFSKWLKIGGTFTVLTTAASATVLWIIWS